A single Vulcanisaeta distributa DSM 14429 DNA region contains:
- a CDS encoding NAD(P)-dependent oxidoreductase yields MEVTVIGTGRMGSALVRRLASQGFDVYAWNRTRDKLKNLPAKAIDDISQARGVTFIFVSDDEALNAVKGVGGDVIVLSGTYSVGAVTAFNIRFTSMGKGLLAAPVVGGPGDVENGTAIYLVGGPEATYQRVREVFDKLGTVIRLPTVESAMALKLAYNAFLIGTMALLGEYVVLGRTYGVDDDTLKALLTKTVFRDVAEKYLDRMLRPKSPPSFTLALAAKDVHYAVKSAGDAKTPLVISSAVKSLYELLATLGFGNEDYVRAGLLELIGGLREK; encoded by the coding sequence ATGGAGGTAACAGTCATTGGAACTGGCAGGATGGGTAGTGCATTAGTTAGGAGGTTGGCTAGTCAGGGCTTTGATGTTTATGCCTGGAATAGAACTAGGGATAAGTTAAAGAACTTACCTGCCAAGGCAATTGACGACATTTCACAGGCTAGGGGAGTTACCTTTATATTCGTCTCTGATGATGAGGCGTTGAACGCCGTTAAGGGCGTTGGCGGTGATGTGATTGTGCTATCAGGTACCTACAGTGTTGGTGCCGTTACCGCATTTAACATTAGGTTCACGAGTATGGGCAAGGGATTACTCGCAGCGCCTGTGGTTGGTGGTCCAGGGGATGTTGAGAATGGCACTGCGATATACCTAGTCGGTGGGCCCGAAGCCACGTACCAAAGGGTTAGGGAGGTATTTGATAAGTTGGGTACCGTGATTAGGTTGCCAACGGTTGAGTCGGCGATGGCGCTCAAACTAGCCTATAACGCGTTCCTAATAGGCACGATGGCGCTACTCGGTGAGTACGTAGTGCTTGGCAGGACGTACGGCGTCGATGATGATACACTAAAGGCGCTGTTAACTAAGACCGTGTTTAGGGACGTGGCTGAGAAATACCTCGATAGAATGCTCAGGCCTAAATCACCGCCGTCATTCACGCTGGCCCTGGCCGCTAAGGACGTGCATTACGCCGTTAAGTCTGCGGGTGATGCTAAGACACCATTGGTTATTTCCTCAGCCGTTAAGTCACTGTATGAGTTGCTGGCTACCCTTGGCTTTGGTAATGAGGATTACGTTAGGGCTGGGCTACTCGAGCTTATTGGCGGTTTAAGGGAAAAATAA
- a CDS encoding 50S ribosomal protein L31e, translating to MSESAKVEVERVYVINLRRTREVSRTKRSPYAVRLIRKFVARHMKVDPEKVKIDNSVNEYVWSRGIEKPPRRIEVKVTKYSDGTVKVTLNVPEKAEEKAESK from the coding sequence ATGAGCGAGAGCGCCAAGGTTGAGGTTGAGAGGGTTTACGTAATTAACCTTAGGAGGACTAGGGAGGTTTCAAGGACAAAGAGGTCTCCATACGCCGTAAGGTTGATTAGGAAGTTCGTTGCTAGGCACATGAAGGTTGACCCCGAGAAGGTTAAGATTGATAATAGTGTTAATGAGTATGTTTGGTCTAGGGGTATTGAGAAGCCTCCGAGGAGGATTGAGGTGAAGGTAACTAAGTATAGTGATGGTACCGTTAAAGTCACGTTAAACGTACCGGAGAAAGCCGAGGAGAAGGCTGAGTCGAAGTAA
- a CDS encoding AAA family ATPase, whose product MVSNRTLQLMSRLFTAALYLAISLIAFVIDFPFYPVPVALLIIAVTTALAYSGHVKLGFAIMTILLIPALLYVYKYAALGVLLLILILLILIRVFDWLGVGVGMLAWEFSIMPNPLYVLSVPLILTSPSLTIGVTKRVTPLKSLITFLILYIPTLLLLNANNAVTPWFGYVSMSLSPLQSLTAGSIMTALGSMDVGLYGLSQAISRVFTWASTYVLPPIMALAAYIAYVVSSKLRSHDNKVVRFLAPAVGTMIAYALMTYLLFYMNPYFGLYQGIDVNTLMQGLLPALVISLVILPLIMHFRLVEIKFEQEEKQSMIALERGYQLILNKDELKSLANEWDSVIGLDDIKNEIETSVITPLKDVKLSQKYGLMPIHGVLLFGPPGVGKTMLARAIAGRLGWTTIIMNLGELLSKYYGESENRLTELFKVARNYAPSVIIIDEFDAIGKARTRYVSDDVTPRLLNILLSEMDGITKSNENILVIGTTNQPDLLDPALLRPGRFDKVIYVPPPNEETRARMFEAMLKDKPIQGPIDYAKLAKMTDRFTGADIMNVVRTAVLESLKEGKPITQGKLEEIINRYKPSLTYDLLEKYEAFRLQYSRLRTYGKAQVGIPEVTWNDVGDLEEVKEVINKYVVATMQRRDILEKLGIEPIHGILLFGPPGVGKTLVAKATANMLKANFIELNGAELARVGPERAAAVVKDVFNMARDNAPAIIFIDEIDSVAPPRDSPTGSVWSNVIAQLLTEMDGLRGLNNVIVIAATNRPWFIDPALLRPGRFDKVIYIPPPNRDARREIIKIHIRNAEVEEGVIDWVAEVTEGYSGADLAALVREAKMRALDRVLSGDNKVRITREDFEYALSKVRPSLSRELLSQYEDFVRRVNLMV is encoded by the coding sequence GTGGTCAGTAATAGGACGTTGCAGTTAATGTCTAGACTCTTCACAGCAGCGCTTTACCTGGCCATCTCCCTAATAGCATTTGTGATTGACTTCCCATTCTACCCAGTCCCAGTTGCGCTACTCATTATTGCGGTGACCACGGCACTGGCCTACTCAGGGCATGTTAAGCTTGGCTTTGCAATAATGACCATACTCCTAATACCCGCATTACTCTATGTTTATAAATACGCAGCCCTCGGCGTCCTACTCCTCATATTAATCCTCCTAATTCTAATCAGGGTCTTTGATTGGCTGGGTGTTGGCGTTGGTATGCTTGCCTGGGAATTCTCGATAATGCCGAACCCACTCTACGTCCTATCAGTACCCTTAATACTAACATCACCAAGCCTCACGATTGGAGTTACGAAGAGGGTTACGCCACTTAAGTCATTGATAACGTTCTTAATACTGTACATACCAACGCTACTACTGCTTAACGCTAATAATGCCGTTACTCCCTGGTTTGGCTATGTAAGCATGAGCCTATCGCCATTGCAGTCATTAACTGCAGGTTCGATAATGACTGCCCTGGGTAGTATGGATGTGGGGCTTTATGGTTTATCCCAGGCGATTAGTAGGGTCTTTACCTGGGCTAGCACCTATGTGTTACCGCCGATAATGGCGTTGGCTGCCTATATTGCATATGTCGTATCAAGTAAGTTGAGGTCGCATGACAATAAGGTGGTTAGATTCCTCGCGCCCGCCGTTGGTACGATGATAGCCTACGCATTGATGACATACCTATTATTCTATATGAATCCATACTTTGGGCTTTATCAGGGTATTGACGTTAATACGCTAATGCAGGGGTTACTACCTGCCCTAGTTATCAGCCTCGTCATACTACCATTAATAATGCACTTTAGGCTCGTTGAGATTAAGTTTGAGCAGGAGGAGAAGCAGTCAATGATCGCCCTTGAGCGTGGTTACCAATTAATCCTCAATAAGGATGAACTGAAGTCACTTGCCAATGAGTGGGACAGCGTGATTGGGCTCGATGATATTAAGAATGAGATAGAGACCTCGGTCATAACGCCACTTAAGGATGTTAAACTATCCCAGAAGTACGGACTAATGCCGATACATGGAGTCCTTCTATTCGGCCCTCCAGGTGTTGGTAAGACTATGCTCGCGAGGGCCATAGCGGGCAGGTTAGGTTGGACGACAATAATAATGAACCTTGGTGAATTGCTCAGTAAGTACTATGGCGAGAGCGAGAACAGGCTGACCGAGCTCTTCAAGGTCGCTAGGAACTATGCGCCATCAGTAATAATAATTGATGAGTTTGATGCCATTGGTAAGGCTAGGACTAGGTACGTGAGTGATGACGTCACACCTAGGCTACTGAATATCTTGCTCAGTGAGATGGATGGAATAACCAAGAGTAACGAGAATATCCTAGTGATTGGGACAACCAATCAGCCCGACCTTTTAGACCCGGCATTGCTTAGGCCTGGTAGGTTTGACAAGGTCATCTACGTGCCACCGCCCAATGAGGAGACCAGGGCTAGGATGTTTGAGGCAATGCTTAAGGATAAGCCCATTCAGGGGCCAATTGATTATGCGAAGCTTGCTAAGATGACCGATAGGTTCACGGGCGCGGATATAATGAATGTGGTTAGGACGGCCGTGCTTGAGTCATTGAAGGAGGGTAAGCCCATAACCCAGGGAAAGCTTGAGGAGATAATCAATAGGTATAAGCCGAGCCTCACCTATGACCTGCTTGAGAAGTATGAGGCCTTTAGGCTTCAGTACAGTAGGTTGAGGACTTATGGTAAGGCCCAGGTTGGTATTCCAGAGGTTACTTGGAATGATGTTGGTGATCTTGAGGAGGTTAAGGAGGTCATTAATAAGTACGTGGTTGCCACAATGCAGAGGAGGGATATACTCGAGAAGTTGGGTATTGAGCCTATACACGGAATACTCCTCTTTGGCCCTCCGGGTGTTGGTAAGACCCTAGTTGCGAAGGCGACGGCTAATATGCTTAAGGCAAACTTCATAGAGCTTAATGGCGCCGAGCTAGCTAGGGTAGGCCCTGAGAGGGCTGCTGCCGTTGTTAAGGACGTATTTAATATGGCCCGTGACAACGCCCCAGCCATAATATTCATTGACGAAATAGACTCGGTGGCACCACCTAGAGATTCACCAACAGGCAGTGTTTGGTCTAACGTCATTGCCCAACTACTGACTGAGATGGATGGCCTGAGGGGTTTAAATAACGTCATTGTTATAGCAGCTACGAATAGGCCCTGGTTCATTGACCCAGCGCTGCTTAGGCCTGGTAGGTTTGACAAGGTAATTTATATACCACCACCGAATAGGGATGCCAGGCGTGAGATAATTAAAATACACATTAGAAATGCCGAGGTTGAGGAGGGCGTGATTGACTGGGTCGCCGAAGTTACTGAGGGCTATAGTGGTGCTGATCTGGCTGCCTTAGTTAGGGAGGCCAAGATGAGGGCTTTGGACAGGGTGTTGAGTGGTGATAATAAGGTTAGGATAACTAGGGAGGATTTCGAGTACGCACTTAGTAAGGTTCGTCCATCACTGAGTAGGGAGTTGCTTAGTCAGTATGAGGACTTTGTGAGGAGGGTTAACCTGATGGTTTAA